The genomic region GCTACTGCGACGTGCAATCACGACAGGCAATATTGTACTCGACGCAGCAGACCGTCACTGGATTCCCGTTACGAAAAGCTGGAGACTCAATGAGCGCCACTACGGCGCATTACAAGGCCTCAATAAAAAGACCACGGCGGAGAAATACGGTGATGAGCAAGTTAAGATCTGGCGGCGCTCGTACAATATTCAGCCGCCACCAATGTCTGACGACGCCTACCAGAAACAGAACGAGTATACGCGCTTGCAGGACCAATCCATTCAAGCCCCAAGAACAGAATCATTGGAAGACGTGGTGGCACGCGTGGAACCGTATTGGAAGGAGTGCATCATTCCTAACTTGAGATCTGGCAAGACTGTGCTTGTTGCGGCTCATGGGAATTCACTTCGTGCACTGGTTAAAATCATCGATTGCTTGGgggatgaagaggttgtGGAGCTGAATATCCCTACGGGGACACCTATTGTTTATGAGTTCGATGACAGTCTGCGGCCAGTAGTAAAGGGTGGCAAGTGGCTTCAAGagtaataattattaagaatatTAGATCATGAAATCCAATACTCCGTATACAATAACCTAAGTATAAAGAGTCTGGCGGATAAACGGGGTCAGCCCCGACTTTACAAAATCAGGGTTTCTCCAATCCGTCCAGTTGTGATTCAACAAACCCCACAGTTCATCATTATCCGGCTTCCCATAACGCGTGTAGTAGCTTCCTGCAATCACCCACATAAACCAACTAGCCTTGAGGGAGCCGACATAGCTCCTCAAGCAAGTCGAGTAGACCCCCTGCCAGGTCGTGGCATCCATCAGGTGGCCCCACTCGGTGAGCTGTACAGGAAAGACGGCTTTCGTCGCATCATCAGTGGAGTTCATACCTTGGAAGCCCTTGGTGTAGAGATGACTCTTGAGAGTTGCACAGCTGCCAACCGTCTTTTCATAGTTGTGAATCTCGAGGACAAGCTTGTCAGAGAATCCTGCAAAGGCAGCTTTGTCAAAGACCTCCTTGCCAGGTGTCAGTGCTGTTTGTGTGAAGACTGGAGTGATCCACGTGTCGTAGCCGAGGCCGGAAAGGTAGACCAGGACGTCGCCATTGGCATTGTTGATGGCCTTGGCTCCCTGCTGCACGTATTTATACCATGTCTGCCAATTGTATGTTTTGAGCAGGGCAGGGTTGTTTTCCACGTTCCGAAGCTCATTTCGAAGTGACATTGCGACAAGTCCGGTCCATTGCTTTCCCTTGTCTGCATAAGCGATCGAACTGTTGATTGTAGGACTGACTTACATGAGTTGCCATGTAGCTTAACCCGCGCAGCCagttggcgatgttgaatTGGCTATCACCCCACCAGGTATTGCCGTCTGAGCCGGAACAACACCACTTTGCTTTAGAAATGTGGTTATCTAGGAGAATATGGATGTTTTGTGTGGCCAGTTCTTCAGCAATTGCGTCAAATACCTAGGTTTCAGTTAATATAATCCGAGAGCAGATAATGTGTCTGTACCTGAAGTCGGGTTGTCTCATTGGTGAAAGATGGATTATTCTCGAGCACTTTTGCGAGAGCCAAGGTTCCATTTTCAGATCCTAGACCGTTAACAAAGGCGGTCTCGATGCTGATATCTTTACCGTCGTTGTCGTATATCTGATCAACCATTTCGATGGCATACGTGAGGCGCACAGCGTTGAAGCCGACACTCTTTATCTGGGATACAATCTGCTCAACTGAGCGGTATTGCAAACCTTCTGGAATCATGACCTCGGCAGCTCCAGGCCAATTGACGCCGGCAAAATGGACTTGTTGTCCGGAGGCATCAACGACCCAGCGGCCATCGGTGCTGAAGGGGCCGTCGGGCCAATCCGATGCATCTCTAGGATGTATCTGCGTCGCCCACAAAGGGGAGGCAAAGGCCAAAGCAGTAGATAAATAACTGAAAggcttcatgatgagaaAGAATGCTTTGCTGGATAATGTTGTTGAGATAGGAATTCATAGGTAGGGCAATAGCCTGTTTTATAATCATATGCTATGAAACCAGTAAACGCTTTTTACAACTCACCTCTAAATCATTCCCTCATGCCCACATTTCTGTGTCCTATCCTTCATACACCAGCACAGGCATTGCTTCTAGCCTTTACCCTCAATCTTCACTCGAACCGATTGGTCATCTCTCCAATCCCCCGTATGTTTAAAGGGGTCAATGCGACAAACCCCATGGGGAAGGTTACTAAGGAGGCAGATGGCCAATTGGCTGTATAAGTAGTCTATGCTCAAATAGGATATAGCCCGATGCCCGATCCTCGAAGACCTTTCGGAATGTGTGCATCGCACTAACTATCTAACTGGACCCGAGCTTGGAATTCAGTTCAGTCTTGTTCAACAAGGTCATCGGCATTTGTCGATCCTCAATCCTAGAGACAACGCCTACGAGAAATTAGGTAACTATCTTCTGGACTAATATGAGTTAGATTCGCAGTACCTAAGATGATCAAACACACTGAGGTTCCAATGCAGGGCTACTCTATTGCATGTCTATTGCATTACTCAAGTAGCGTTCTCCTTTGATCTCGCTAACCTCATTAAGTCCGGAATCGACAAGTGAAGGAAAGGCTACGAGATATTGCGAATCGACAACGGGTTACTTTCTCAAGACTCGGAGATGCTAATGAGGTGGCTGACCCAACAAAGCAAGTTCGAACTGAAAATATTTGATGCCCCTGCACATGTTCTGTACCCCACACTTCGAATACGAGGATTGCCGTTGGGGGATTGTGGGGTAAGCCTTAGTGTGAAATAGCAAGAAGTCA from Fusarium oxysporum Fo47 chromosome III, complete sequence harbors:
- a CDS encoding histidine phosphatase superfamily, yielding MNFKLILLRHGQSTWNEKNLFTGWEDVGITQNGRAEATQAGALLKRHNHLPDLSHTSLLRRAITTGNIVLDAADRHWIPVTKSWRLNERHYGALQGLNKKTTAEKYGDEQVKIWRRSYNIQPPPMSDDAYQKQNEYTRLQDQSIQAPRTESLEDVVARVEPYWKECIIPNLRSGKTVLVAAHGNSLRALVKIIDCLGDEEVVELNIPTGTPIVYEFDDSLRPVVKGGKWLQE
- a CDS encoding glycoside hydrolase superfamily gives rise to the protein MKPFSYLSTALAFASPLWATQIHPRDASDWPDGPFSTDGRWVVDASGQQVHFAGVNWPGAAEVMIPEGLQYRSVEQIVSQIKSVGFNAVRLTYAIEMVDQIYDNDGKDISIETAFVNGLGSENGTLALAKVLENNPSFTNETTRLQVFDAIAEELATQNIHILLDNHISKAKWCCSGSDGNTWWGDSQFNIANWLRGLSYMATHTWYKYVQQGAKAINNANGDVLVYLSGLGYDTWITPVFTQTALTPGKEVFDKAAFAGFSDKLVLEIHNYEKTVGSCATLKSHLYTKGFQAHRVGPPDGCHDLAGGLLDLLEELCRLPQG